TCATTGCCAAGATCGAACGGGCCGAAGCCGTGACCGCCCTGGACGCGATCCTGGACGAGGCGGACGGGGTCATGATTGCGCGGGGGGATCTGGGCGTGGAGATGAGTCCTGAAGCCGTGCCGCTGTTGCAGAAACGTATCATCATGGAAGCCAACCGCCGCCGCCGCCTCGTGATCACCGCCACGCAAATGCTGGAGTCGATGACCCAAGCCCTGCGTCCGACCAGAGCGGAAGCCTCGGATGTCGCCAATGCCGTGTTCGACGGCACCGACGCGGTCATGCTGTCGGCTGAAACGGCCATCGGCGCGCATCCGGTTGAAACCGTCCAGGTCATGGATCGCATCATTCGCGCGGCGGAAGAAGGTCCCGAGCCAGGCGTGAGACCCAAGCGTCACACCGACTGGGGAGACATGGCCTTCCCCGAAGCGATCTGTACCGCAGCGGCCTCGGCCGCCAAGGCGATCGCCGCCGGCGTCATCGTCGCCTTCAGCGAGCGGGGCACGACGGCGCACCTCATCTCGAAACAGCGACCGGCCGCACCGATCATCGCCTTCACTCCGTTTGAGCCGGTCAGAAAACGGATGGCCCTCTATTGGGGCGTGCGCCCTTACACCATGCCGCAGATCGAACAGACCGATGCCCGTGTGGACGAAGCCGAACGACGGCTGAAAGCGGAGGGACTGGCCAAGACCGGAGAACGGATTGTCATCCTCTCCGGGACTCGCATCGGGCAACCCGGGGGCACGAATCTGATCAAGCTGCACGTCGTGGGATAAATTGCGTGCCGCACTAACGGTAGACTGCCTTTGAGAGATCAGAGCCCCCAAGCCGGTTTCCGCATATCCAACAGGCCACGGACCCAACGGCGCTGAGTTACGGAGAAAACTGCCCGATCGACAACCCTGCAATCGCGGCGATGCCGCCCACACAGCAGAGGACGAATCCGACCGCACCGGCCACGAACCAGGGACGAACCGGCGCGAACTCGATCGGCGTGAGCCGGTCATGCAACTCAACCGGCCTCCGCCACCACCATGACGGCAGCGTCATCCGCCGCTTGAGTGCGCGGTACAAGACCACGTGATACCACAGCCCTGCCGGAATCCCGATCAGCAAGCCTCCGGCCAGGATCCATAATCCGAACTCGATCATGATCTCCGGCGTGACCACCTTCGCAATCAAGCCGATCACCACGACTCCGACCAGACTGGCCAGTACCAGCAAGAACTCATGCATGGGACGGATTGTACCGGAATCTATCTGCGGGGGGGGAGAGGCGATCGATATTCCGCTAGTTCGAGAGACATCCGATGAAGAATCTCATGGTTGAGTTCGGCTGGCGTAACGACCGAGAGTGGCCACAAAGGGAAACCGCAACATCATAAAGAGATTCAAGCAGACCGGCGGGCCGAGATGTTCGAGGCCGATTTTCATCCCCAATTGCCCTAGGGCCGGTTCCGCGCAGTAGGTGCCGAACAGCCGGTCCCACCAGGCCACGTTGAATCCATAGTTGCTGTTGGTTTCTCGCACGTCGGTGGAATGGTGGATGCGGTGCATATCCGGTGTGACGATCACATAGCGCAGCACTCGATCGAGCCCCAATGGCATCCTTACATTACTGTGATTGAACAAGGCCGTCGCGTTCAGCACGATCTCAAAGATGACCACCGCCAGCGGCGCGACACCCAACATCAATACCGAGAGTGCCTTCACGCCTGTCGAGATGATGATCTCGACCGGATGAAACCGTACTCCGCTGGACACGTCCAAATCCAAATCCGAGTGATGCATCATGTGGAACCGCCAGAGGATCGGCACGTAGTGGAAGACTTGATGTTGCCAGTAGATGATAAAGTCGAGCGCCACGATGGCAATGGCGACCTCCAGCCACACCGGGCCTTCGATAAGATTCAAGAGCCCCCAGCCCCGTTCTTGGCCCATCGCCGCGACAGCCACCACGCCGCCCATGAAAAACAGCCGGGCGATCACCGTATTCAAGATCACGATCGTGAGATTGCCGCCCCACCGGCAGAGCTTCGAGGCCGTCAGCTTTCGTCGCGGCGCCAGCAGTTCCCATGTGGCCATGATGGCTAACACGGAAAGGTACGAGCCCGCTCGAATGAGATCTTGAGATTCCATAGCTCTCCGCGATGCCGATGCTCGTTTGCAGCTGAGCCTGAAGCCTACTCCATCGTTAATTGCGGCTCTTCCACATATCCGGCGTCCGGCGCTCGATGCAAGCACTACCCATCCCATCGATAGGGATAATCCATCTGTGCGGCAACTCTGCGCTTCGCATCTTCGCCTGCTAGTCGCTGCACAACATACAGCCCTGCATCGATAGCCGATGCCACCCCGCCGGCAGTGATAATGCCGCCTTCATCGACAACTCGCTCACGAACAACCTCCCTGCAGTATGGGCTCAATTCTTGGAGTGCGGTCGGGTGTGTCGTTGCGCGCTTGCCGCGAAGAAAACCCGCAGCACCAAGAAGCAAAGCGCCGGTACAGCATGACACCTTCAACGGAATGGAACCGGCCGTTTTCAACCAATCGACAAAATGCTTATTATGCTGGAGACTTCTGGTGCCGATGCCGCCTGGCACAAAAAGTATATCGTAAGAATCGAGAGGCTCGGCAACTGCAGTGACTTCAATCCGAAGCCCCCGATCATCAACGACATCCTTCGTAAGGGCGCATATGCGCCATTCAAAATCATCAATGATCTGCATGGACTTCAGCCGTGTTAATGGATCATAGAACCCGATAAAGTCCAGCGTAGTCATACGATCAAATACAACAAATGCGATGTTCACCCTGCCTCCAAGATTTCACCTGGCTAAAAACCATACCGCGCATGCAATCACTAGCAGCTGAAAGCGTTTCAGCTGCTATCGTTTCTCAGGTGGGATCGTCTTGACCTTGGCCATGAACTGCGCATGAGCCACCGGATCAACCGGCCGGTGCTTCACCGTAGTGCTCGCCGGATCTTTTCCCAGGAAGTTGTCACCCTTCCAATTCGTCGCAGGCCTGATCGGCCGAGGAACAAACCCGCCGCCGCAGTTGGGACAGACATTCTCCAATACCTGTTCGACGCACGTCGCACAGAATGTGCATTCATACGAACAGATCCGCGCCTCAAGCGAATCAGGAGGCAGCGCCTTGTTGCAATGTTCGCAGGTAGGTCTCAATTCAAGCATGGGCCCTCAGAATGACGCTACCAAACATGCCTATCAATGGTCCCTGAACCTTTTTCACCCTTCAATCGTTCCTATAGCCTTATTCAGCGACCTGTCTCTTAAGCTTTGGACTTCTTTCGATAACGACGAGGAGTATCCAAACCGGCAGCGAGAACGCTCAACTTAGAAACCATCTTAGCGTGGGAAGGTACTTGACTGCCGTCGGATTTATTTGTAAAGCGCTCTGTTCGAGGAGCGCCTTCCGCCATCCCACGTATTCGTTCTTCTGTGGTCATCGAATCCGTCGTCAAATGCTTTTTGATCGGAACACGCGAAAGAAAAAGGGAGTGGATAGATGATGGTGCACCCGTCTTGTAGTACGCCTCCTGGTGCGGAAACCAAGGCTTCAAGTCTTCCTGAAGCCAATCAACTCGAGTACCTTTAAAACGCTCCAAAGCAAGAAAGGTCTCAAGATCGCCACGCACCAACACGATGCAATCCAATCCCCGTA
The DNA window shown above is from Nitrospira sp. and carries:
- the pyk gene encoding pyruvate kinase codes for the protein MRKAKIVCTIGPASSSLAMLDRLIASGMDAARLNFSHGAHDTHAAAIATIRQAAERRQAAVAIIQDLQGPRIRVGDLPEEGIEVTTGQSVRLQTMLARSGGQLGAQSVAKAHSAIPEIPVTYPYLARDLRPGARVLINDGLIELMVDRIAGGAVECTVATGGTITSHKGINLPGTLVSAPTLTDKDREDIRFGIAHGVDYLALSFVRGPEDILAARALVAQCGGTVPIIAKIERAEAVTALDAILDEADGVMIARGDLGVEMSPEAVPLLQKRIIMEANRRRRLVITATQMLESMTQALRPTRAEASDVANAVFDGTDAVMLSAETAIGAHPVETVQVMDRIIRAAEEGPEPGVRPKRHTDWGDMAFPEAICTAAASAAKAIAAGVIVAFSERGTTAHLISKQRPAAPIIAFTPFEPVRKRMALYWGVRPYTMPQIEQTDARVDEAERRLKAEGLAKTGERIVILSGTRIGQPGGTNLIKLHVVG
- a CDS encoding sterol desaturase family protein, with amino-acid sequence MESQDLIRAGSYLSVLAIMATWELLAPRRKLTASKLCRWGGNLTIVILNTVIARLFFMGGVVAVAAMGQERGWGLLNLIEGPVWLEVAIAIVALDFIIYWQHQVFHYVPILWRFHMMHHSDLDLDVSSGVRFHPVEIIISTGVKALSVLMLGVAPLAVVIFEIVLNATALFNHSNVRMPLGLDRVLRYVIVTPDMHRIHHSTDVRETNSNYGFNVAWWDRLFGTYCAEPALGQLGMKIGLEHLGPPVCLNLFMMLRFPFVATLGRYASRTQP
- a CDS encoding DJ-1/PfpI family protein, encoding MNIAFVVFDRMTTLDFIGFYDPLTRLKSMQIIDDFEWRICALTKDVVDDRGLRIEVTAVAEPLDSYDILFVPGGIGTRSLQHNKHFVDWLKTAGSIPLKVSCCTGALLLGAAGFLRGKRATTHPTALQELSPYCREVVRERVVDEGGIITAGGVASAIDAGLYVVQRLAGEDAKRRVAAQMDYPYRWDG
- a CDS encoding DUF1272 domain-containing protein — translated: MLELRPTCEHCNKALPPDSLEARICSYECTFCATCVEQVLENVCPNCGGGFVPRPIRPATNWKGDNFLGKDPASTTVKHRPVDPVAHAQFMAKVKTIPPEKR